In Sebaldella termitidis ATCC 33386, one DNA window encodes the following:
- a CDS encoding GTP-binding protein, producing MNLITVSGPPSSGKTALIIKTIENLKLRNLKVGVVKFDCLYTDDDKLYEKAGVPVKKGLSGSLCPDHYFVSNIEEVVQWGLKEKLDVLITESAGLCNRCSPYIQNIKAVCVIDNLSGINTPKKIGPMLKTADIVVITKGDIVSQAEREVFASRVNSVNPNAVVMHVNGLTGQGAYEFSTIIYKENENLETLEGKKLRFPMPSATCSYCLGETRIGAEHQMGNIRKIDLGDK from the coding sequence ATGAACTTAATTACTGTATCAGGGCCGCCTTCATCAGGAAAAACAGCCCTTATAATAAAAACTATAGAAAATCTGAAACTTAGAAATCTTAAGGTAGGCGTAGTAAAATTTGACTGTCTTTATACTGACGACGACAAACTTTATGAAAAAGCAGGAGTTCCTGTAAAAAAAGGACTTTCCGGTTCGTTATGTCCTGATCATTATTTTGTAAGTAATATTGAAGAGGTAGTTCAGTGGGGATTAAAAGAAAAACTTGATGTACTTATCACAGAAAGTGCAGGATTATGTAACAGATGTTCGCCATATATACAAAATATAAAGGCTGTCTGTGTTATAGATAATCTAAGCGGGATAAATACTCCCAAGAAGATAGGTCCTATGCTGAAAACAGCAGATATCGTGGTTATTACCAAGGGAGATATAGTTTCACAGGCTGAAAGAGAGGTTTTTGCTTCAAGAGTAAATTCAGTTAATCCGAATGCAGTGGTTATGCATGTAAACGGACTTACAGGTCAGGGTGCTTATGAATTCTCTACTATAATATATAAAGAAAATGAAAATCTTGAAACACTTGAAGGAAAAAAATTACGTTTCCCAATGCCTTCCGCTACATGCTCTTACTGTCTCGGCGAAACACGTATAGGTGCCGAGCATCAAATGGGAAATATCAGAAAAATTGACTTGGGTGATAAATAA
- a CDS encoding ABC transporter substrate-binding protein codes for MIKKEMTLGEIVSKYPSSVNILKSKNISGFDDSSKSALLNKLTLEMAAKTKKINLEILLDTLNSSFDTYDADITAETREYKTGGTDVSGLLPCPIRLPLLEAFKKFDSDNPEIKLNYDLKSASSGSGWMEDLIKDNDFSKVPDIFISTGFELFFGRNLKNRIKEESVFKDKTGLEKYNKIFDNTGLKDPYGNYAVIGTVPAVMLVNPSELKGRKCPETWEDLLSPEFEKSISIPMGDLDLYNAALITLHSRFGYDGIRKLKNNFLDSLHPSQMLKADKLKANKPAITIIPYFFTKMLPERSKMFVNWPKDGAIISPIFMLIKNRESASLDKTAKFLSSKETGEILSKQGYFPSVHPDVENNVEDRKFLWAGWDYLYENDIDQILDNCTKILIENTQEV; via the coding sequence ATGATAAAAAAAGAAATGACACTAGGTGAAATTGTATCAAAATATCCTTCTTCGGTAAATATTTTAAAATCGAAAAATATAAGCGGGTTTGATGACAGCTCCAAGTCAGCCCTTCTAAATAAATTAACTCTTGAGATGGCAGCAAAAACAAAAAAAATAAATCTGGAAATACTTCTGGATACGCTGAATTCTTCATTTGATACATATGATGCAGATATTACCGCAGAAACCAGAGAATATAAAACTGGGGGAACAGATGTTTCAGGGCTTCTTCCCTGCCCCATAAGACTTCCTCTTTTGGAAGCCTTCAAAAAATTTGATTCTGATAATCCTGAAATAAAGCTGAATTATGATTTGAAATCTGCATCATCAGGCTCAGGATGGATGGAAGATCTTATAAAAGACAATGATTTCTCAAAAGTACCTGATATATTTATCTCTACAGGCTTTGAACTGTTTTTTGGCCGGAATCTGAAAAACAGAATAAAAGAAGAATCTGTATTTAAAGATAAAACAGGACTTGAAAAATATAATAAAATATTTGATAATACAGGTCTGAAGGATCCATACGGAAATTATGCTGTGATAGGTACAGTACCTGCAGTTATGCTTGTTAATCCGTCAGAGCTGAAAGGAAGAAAATGTCCGGAAACATGGGAAGATCTTTTGAGCCCTGAATTTGAAAAAAGCATTAGTATTCCAATGGGTGACCTTGATTTATACAATGCTGCTCTTATCACCCTGCACAGCAGATTCGGCTATGACGGGATCAGAAAATTAAAAAATAATTTTCTTGACAGTCTTCATCCTTCACAAATGCTTAAAGCAGATAAATTAAAGGCAAATAAACCGGCAATAACAATAATACCGTATTTTTTCACCAAGATGCTGCCGGAAAGATCGAAAATGTTTGTAAACTGGCCCAAAGACGGAGCTATAATTTCACCTATATTTATGCTTATTAAAAATCGTGAAAGTGCTTCTCTTGATAAAACAGCAAAATTTCTTTCAAGCAAAGAAACCGGGGAAATACTTTCAAAACAGGGATATTTTCCAAGTGTACATCCAGATGTGGAAAATAATGTCGAAGACAGAAAATTTCTCTGGGCAGGCTGGGATTATTTATATGAAAATGACATAGATCAGATACTTGACAACTGTACAAAAATATTAATTGAAAATACTCAGGAGGTATAA
- the pnp gene encoding polyribonucleotide nucleotidyltransferase, which translates to MFNEKSYELKIGEKTVKISSGKIARQASGAVIVECGKTVLLVTATRSKEVREGTDFFPLTVDYIEKFYASGKFPGGFIKRESRPSTDEVLIARLIDRPIRPLFPEGFFYGVHIVITVISFDEVNLPENLATLGVSAALSISDIPFAGPVGGVNVGYIDGKFVLNPTPEELEISDIELSVAGTADAVTMVEAGANEIPEDIMLEAIMFGHGKIKEMCEEQEKFISQFEVNKMEFEVAEVNPEVKSFIDEKATEELGAAIEKHGKHERDDAIDALFDRLLEEFSASYENNEIPADIAKEFKNYYHDLMKKMVRESILYKKNRPDGRKTEEIRPIDVEIDTLPIPHGSALFTRGETQALVTVTLGSRVNEQIVDGMEEESRKKFYLHYNFPPYSVGEAGFMRAPGRRELGHGSLAERALKYMIPEQEDFPYTIRVVSEITESNGSSSQASICGGSLALMAAGVPMKSSVAGIAMGLIKENEEFVVLTDIQGLEDHLGDMDFKVAGTKNGITALQMDIKITGITREIMEIALKQAHNGRMFILDKMNAVIPEPRKDVSENAPKIHFMKIDPSKIAILIGPGGKTIKSIIDQTGATIDIEDDGSVAIFVKEKSSLDKTIELVKSYTQSVELNAVYTGRVVKIAKFGAFVEVLPGKEGLLHISEIKKERVNKVEDVLKEGQIIKVKVIGMEDENKFNLSMKALENEKVGGNDESAK; encoded by the coding sequence ATGTTTAATGAAAAATCCTATGAATTGAAAATAGGAGAAAAAACAGTAAAGATAAGCAGCGGTAAAATAGCGAGACAGGCAAGCGGAGCAGTAATAGTAGAATGCGGAAAGACAGTACTTCTGGTTACAGCGACAAGAAGTAAGGAAGTAAGAGAAGGGACAGACTTTTTCCCGCTGACAGTGGACTATATAGAAAAATTTTATGCTTCCGGAAAATTTCCCGGAGGTTTTATAAAGAGAGAATCAAGACCGTCTACAGACGAGGTGCTTATAGCAAGATTGATAGACAGACCTATAAGACCGTTATTTCCTGAAGGGTTTTTCTACGGAGTTCATATAGTAATAACTGTAATCTCTTTTGATGAGGTAAATCTTCCGGAAAATCTGGCTACACTAGGAGTATCAGCGGCATTGTCAATATCTGATATACCTTTCGCAGGACCGGTGGGAGGAGTAAACGTAGGTTATATAGATGGAAAATTTGTGCTTAATCCTACACCTGAGGAACTGGAAATAAGTGATATTGAACTGTCTGTGGCAGGTACTGCAGATGCAGTAACTATGGTCGAAGCAGGAGCAAATGAAATTCCCGAGGATATAATGCTGGAGGCTATTATGTTCGGGCATGGAAAAATAAAAGAGATGTGTGAAGAGCAGGAAAAATTCATAAGCCAGTTTGAAGTAAATAAAATGGAGTTTGAAGTGGCAGAAGTGAATCCCGAAGTAAAAAGCTTTATAGATGAGAAAGCAACAGAGGAGCTGGGGGCTGCTATAGAGAAACACGGGAAGCATGAAAGAGATGATGCTATAGATGCTCTTTTTGACAGACTTCTGGAAGAATTTTCCGCATCATATGAGAATAATGAAATACCTGCTGATATAGCAAAAGAATTTAAAAACTATTATCATGATTTAATGAAAAAAATGGTAAGAGAATCTATCTTATATAAAAAGAACAGACCGGACGGAAGAAAGACGGAAGAGATAAGACCTATAGATGTGGAGATAGACACACTGCCTATACCGCATGGTTCTGCATTGTTTACAAGAGGAGAAACACAGGCACTGGTTACGGTAACACTGGGAAGCAGAGTGAATGAGCAGATAGTAGACGGAATGGAAGAGGAATCAAGAAAGAAATTTTACCTTCATTATAATTTTCCTCCTTATTCAGTGGGTGAAGCCGGATTTATGAGAGCTCCGGGAAGAAGAGAGCTGGGACACGGAAGCCTTGCTGAAAGAGCATTAAAGTATATGATACCTGAACAGGAAGATTTTCCTTATACTATAAGAGTAGTTTCTGAAATTACAGAATCAAACGGATCATCATCACAGGCAAGTATATGCGGCGGATCGCTTGCATTAATGGCAGCAGGTGTGCCGATGAAGAGCTCTGTAGCCGGAATAGCAATGGGTCTCATAAAAGAAAACGAAGAATTCGTAGTTCTTACTGATATTCAGGGATTGGAAGACCACCTTGGAGATATGGACTTTAAGGTAGCAGGAACTAAGAATGGTATTACAGCTCTTCAGATGGATATAAAGATAACAGGAATTACAAGAGAAATAATGGAGATTGCATTGAAGCAGGCTCACAACGGAAGAATGTTCATACTTGATAAAATGAATGCTGTTATTCCGGAGCCAAGAAAGGATGTCTCGGAAAATGCTCCAAAGATTCACTTTATGAAGATAGATCCTAGTAAAATTGCTATCTTAATAGGTCCTGGCGGAAAAACAATAAAATCAATTATCGACCAGACAGGTGCAACAATAGATATAGAGGATGACGGAAGCGTAGCCATCTTTGTAAAAGAAAAATCAAGTCTTGATAAAACAATAGAGCTTGTAAAATCTTATACACAAAGCGTAGAATTAAACGCGGTTTACACAGGAAGAGTAGTTAAAATTGCTAAATTCGGAGCCTTTGTAGAAGTGCTTCCGGGTAAAGAAGGACTGCTTCATATTTCTGAAATAAAGAAAGAAAGAGTAAATAAAGTAGAGGATGTCCTGAAAGAAGGACAGATAATAAAAGTAAAAGTTATTGGAATGGAAGATGAAAATAAATTTAACCTGAGTATGAAAGCTTTAGAAAATGAGAAAGTAGGAGGTAATGATGAATCTGCCAAATAA
- the pgsA gene encoding CDP-diacylglycerol--glycerol-3-phosphate 3-phosphatidyltransferase: MNLPNKLAVLRIILVIPFVFILSFGLRIEGIGGFILRILAFWIFVGASITDFLDGYIARRDNLVTNLGKLLDPLADKILVLSALVVFTKNDQLSVWFVLLILFRELGITGLRSIAAAEGKVIAAETLGKWKTVSQIIAILIIILFPLGNMFGTFIMIIPLVLTFMSGYEYYVNCKDILNK, from the coding sequence ATGAATCTGCCAAATAAATTAGCAGTTTTAAGAATAATATTAGTCATTCCTTTTGTCTTTATCCTTAGTTTTGGATTAAGAATAGAAGGAATAGGTGGTTTTATATTAAGAATACTGGCTTTTTGGATTTTTGTAGGAGCATCAATTACGGATTTTTTAGACGGCTATATAGCCAGAAGAGATAATCTGGTAACAAATCTGGGGAAACTTTTGGATCCCCTTGCAGATAAGATTTTAGTGCTTTCTGCACTTGTGGTATTTACTAAAAATGATCAGCTTTCAGTATGGTTTGTTTTGTTAATTCTTTTTAGAGAGCTGGGGATAACAGGTCTGAGATCTATAGCGGCGGCAGAAGGAAAAGTAATTGCGGCAGAAACTCTCGGGAAATGGAAAACAGTTTCACAGATTATCGCAATACTTATTATAATATTATTTCCTCTGGGAAATATGTTCGGTACTTTTATAATGATTATTCCTCTTGTTCTGACTTTTATGTCTGGATATGAGTACTATGTGAACTGTAAAGATATACTGAATAAGTAG
- a CDS encoding YggT family protein, whose product MYFIGEILLRVIDIYQIIILVSVVLSWIDRYGEMGVTKFVRQLTDPYLNKLKVIVPVGGMYFDLSPIIGLLLLGLIRQIVVKIFWGF is encoded by the coding sequence ATGTATTTTATAGGAGAGATTTTATTAAGAGTAATAGATATTTATCAGATCATAATATTAGTTTCTGTGGTATTATCGTGGATTGACAGATATGGTGAAATGGGAGTGACAAAATTCGTAAGACAGCTGACTGATCCTTATCTGAATAAGCTCAAGGTGATAGTTCCTGTCGGGGGGATGTATTTCGACCTTTCACCGATTATAGGACTTTTGCTTCTGGGATTGATCAGGCAGATTGTTGTCAAGATATTTTGGGGATTTTAA
- a CDS encoding TrmB family transcriptional regulator — protein sequence MKIIEELQKFGLTKIEAQVYYELLKNPDSNGSQISKKIDTPRTSVYMALEKLYSLGFIYLIPSLNERKNYMAADPDKLVMKLKSEYMRSAEFLENELLKIHIRSDNEQFINLRGEENILDKIKEILNNTEKEIYMNTNINLMLFETELENLLNKGGRVILFSFEKHKLTDSRIEAYNKTENYISDPNKRLMLVSDMKEVIIGSSDATHGFTGTYTKNPLLVNIAAEHIHNDIYLYKLETKFGKDFWNDLKISTLNEEK from the coding sequence ATGAAGATAATAGAAGAGCTTCAAAAATTCGGACTTACTAAAATAGAAGCACAGGTATATTATGAGTTATTGAAAAATCCTGATTCTAACGGTTCACAGATATCAAAGAAAATAGATACACCGCGTACATCTGTATATATGGCATTGGAAAAGCTGTATTCGCTTGGCTTTATTTATCTTATTCCCAGTCTTAATGAAAGAAAAAATTATATGGCTGCCGATCCTGATAAATTAGTAATGAAGTTAAAAAGCGAATATATGAGAAGCGCGGAATTTCTTGAGAATGAACTGCTGAAAATACATATAAGAAGTGATAACGAGCAGTTCATAAATCTCAGAGGTGAAGAAAATATCCTTGATAAGATAAAAGAGATACTGAATAACACAGAAAAAGAAATCTATATGAATACTAACATTAATCTTATGTTATTTGAAACAGAACTGGAAAATCTGCTGAATAAAGGAGGAAGAGTGATTTTATTTAGTTTTGAAAAGCACAAGCTTACCGATTCACGAATAGAAGCATATAATAAGACAGAAAACTACATCAGTGATCCCAATAAGAGACTGATGCTTGTTTCTGATATGAAAGAAGTGATTATAGGAAGTTCTGATGCAACACACGGTTTTACGGGAACGTATACAAAAAATCCCCTTCTGGTAAATATAGCAGCAGAGCATATTCATAATGATATTTATTTATATAAACTGGAAACAAAGTTTGGGAAAGATTTTTGGAATGATCTGAAAATAAGTACTTTAAATGAGGAGAAATAG
- a CDS encoding glycogen/starch/alpha-glucan phosphorylase: MIVSDESLKHTESRLRQQFGLSLEEAKEYLKVSIERKIRRQFGKTIKEAEPHEIYYALSRTILDYSIESWYNTTRNYNEKQVKQVYYFSAEFLMGRYMGNNLMNLQIYEEIKEVLKDLNIDINIIEDSEPDPGLGNGGLGRLAACFLDSLATLKMPGHGYGIRYKYGMFQQKIENGYQMEYPDDWLKYGDPWSIKRLDRVYDIKFGGEVEVHKDEVGKEYYKRMNTETINAIAYDAPILGYGTETVNTLRLWEAKSPQGFDLQLFNDQKYLEASASAVKAEDLSRVLYPNDTERSGKELRLKQQYFFVSASLQDIVRKYKEKYGNVFSGFADKIAIQLNDTHPVVAIPELMRIFLDSEKISWVEAWEICQKVFSYTNHTVLAEALEKWDINIFSSLLPRVYQIIEEINRRFMTEISKKYPEDWAKQQRMSIIGNGEVRMAWLAIVGTHAINGVAAIHTEILKHQTLKDWYELYPEKFQNKTNGVTQRRWLLKANPELAGYITSLIGSEWVTDLSELKKLEKYIEDDNVLNKLLEIKHKKKQDLAEYIKENNNIEVNIDSIFDVQVKRLHEYKRQLLNVFHIMDLYNKIKENPLLEIVPRTFIFGAKAAPGYRRAKSIIKLINAVAEKVNNDPEINDKIKVIFIEDYKVSLAEKIIPAADVSEQISTAGKEASGTGNMKLMMNGAMTLGTLDGANIEIVEEAGEENNFIFGLKADEVERLNLYGKSNPLEEYHVVEGLKKVIDQLVDGTYYDNHRGLFKELHASLLNGVEGGKPDQYYVLKDFASYRATQTRLQNTYKDKRKWAQMMLMNIANSGKFSSDRTIKEYAKDIWNISSFE, from the coding sequence ATGATAGTAAGTGATGAAAGCTTGAAGCATACCGAGTCAAGGCTTAGACAGCAGTTTGGCCTGAGTCTGGAGGAAGCAAAAGAATATTTGAAAGTAAGTATAGAAAGAAAAATAAGAAGACAGTTTGGGAAAACAATAAAAGAGGCTGAACCTCATGAAATATATTATGCATTATCAAGAACAATTCTGGATTACAGCATAGAAAGCTGGTATAACACAACAAGAAATTATAATGAAAAACAGGTAAAGCAGGTTTATTATTTTTCAGCAGAATTTTTAATGGGAAGATATATGGGAAATAACCTGATGAATCTCCAGATATATGAAGAGATAAAAGAAGTGTTAAAGGATCTGAATATAGATATAAATATCATCGAGGACAGCGAGCCTGACCCGGGTCTTGGAAACGGCGGGCTGGGAAGACTTGCAGCGTGCTTTTTGGATTCACTGGCAACGTTAAAAATGCCGGGACATGGTTATGGAATAAGATATAAGTACGGGATGTTCCAACAGAAGATAGAGAACGGTTATCAGATGGAATATCCGGATGACTGGCTGAAATATGGAGATCCGTGGTCTATAAAGAGACTGGACAGAGTATACGACATAAAATTCGGCGGTGAAGTGGAAGTACATAAAGATGAAGTAGGAAAAGAATATTATAAGAGAATGAATACAGAAACTATCAATGCAATAGCTTATGATGCTCCGATACTCGGATACGGCACTGAAACCGTGAATACGCTGAGACTGTGGGAAGCAAAATCTCCTCAGGGATTTGACCTTCAGCTTTTTAATGATCAAAAATATCTGGAAGCCAGTGCAAGTGCAGTAAAAGCAGAAGATCTGTCAAGAGTGCTTTATCCTAATGATACAGAAAGAAGCGGTAAGGAGCTGAGACTGAAACAGCAGTATTTCTTCGTATCAGCATCGCTTCAGGATATAGTAAGAAAATATAAGGAAAAGTACGGTAATGTATTTTCCGGATTTGCAGATAAAATAGCCATACAGCTTAATGATACGCATCCTGTGGTAGCAATACCCGAATTAATGAGAATATTCCTTGACAGTGAAAAAATAAGCTGGGTAGAAGCATGGGAAATATGTCAGAAAGTATTTTCATATACGAATCATACAGTTCTTGCAGAAGCTCTGGAAAAATGGGATATTAATATATTCAGTTCGCTTCTTCCGAGAGTGTATCAGATAATAGAAGAGATAAACAGAAGATTTATGACGGAGATAAGTAAAAAATACCCTGAAGACTGGGCAAAGCAGCAGAGAATGTCAATAATAGGAAACGGGGAAGTAAGAATGGCGTGGCTGGCAATAGTAGGGACACATGCTATAAATGGAGTTGCAGCAATTCATACAGAGATTTTGAAACATCAGACATTAAAAGACTGGTATGAGCTTTATCCGGAAAAATTTCAGAATAAAACAAACGGGGTAACACAAAGAAGATGGCTTCTTAAAGCAAATCCGGAACTGGCAGGGTATATTACTTCACTGATAGGCAGTGAATGGGTAACTGATCTTTCCGAATTAAAAAAGCTGGAAAAATATATTGAAGATGATAATGTACTGAATAAGCTTCTTGAGATAAAGCATAAGAAAAAACAGGATCTTGCCGAATATATAAAAGAGAATAACAATATAGAGGTAAATATAGATTCTATATTTGATGTGCAGGTAAAAAGACTCCATGAATATAAAAGACAGCTTCTGAATGTGTTTCATATAATGGATTTGTATAATAAGATAAAAGAGAACCCTCTGCTGGAAATAGTTCCGAGAACGTTTATTTTTGGTGCTAAGGCTGCTCCGGGCTACAGAAGGGCGAAGTCGATCATAAAGCTGATAAATGCAGTAGCCGAAAAGGTTAATAATGATCCTGAAATAAATGATAAGATAAAAGTTATTTTTATAGAGGATTATAAAGTATCGCTGGCAGAAAAGATAATTCCGGCAGCAGATGTATCAGAGCAAATTTCCACTGCTGGAAAAGAAGCATCAGGAACAGGTAATATGAAGCTCATGATGAACGGAGCCATGACATTAGGGACACTTGACGGAGCCAATATAGAAATAGTAGAAGAAGCCGGGGAAGAGAATAACTTTATATTCGGTCTGAAGGCCGACGAGGTGGAAAGACTGAATCTTTACGGAAAATCAAATCCGCTGGAGGAATATCATGTAGTAGAGGGCTTGAAAAAAGTAATAGACCAGCTTGTTGACGGAACATATTATGATAATCATAGAGGGCTCTTCAAAGAGCTGCATGCTTCACTGCTGAATGGTGTGGAGGGAGGCAAGCCGGATCAGTATTATGTACTGAAAGACTTTGCTTCATACAGGGCAACACAAACCAGACTGCAAAATACTTATAAAGATAAGAGAAAATGGGCACAGATGATGCTTATGAACATAGCAAACTCAGGAAAATTCAGCTCTGACAGAACTATAAAAGAGTATGCAAAAGATATTTGGAATATCAGTTCATTTGAATAA
- the mraZ gene encoding division/cell wall cluster transcriptional repressor MraZ has translation MFMGEFTCKIDDKGRFMLPAKFREILQNDEFVITRGLDNSIDLFPSSEWTNIENELRKLKRTDSKHRAYQRFVLSAATKLTVDNQGRVNLPNSLVEHAKINKTLIVTGMVDKIEIWAEEVWKEYIEKTEASIEDIVDEINFDF, from the coding sequence ATGTTTATGGGAGAATTTACCTGCAAGATAGATGATAAAGGCAGGTTTATGTTACCGGCTAAGTTTAGGGAGATATTACAAAATGATGAATTCGTTATTACAAGAGGTCTGGATAACTCAATAGACCTTTTTCCAAGTAGCGAATGGACTAATATCGAAAATGAACTTAGAAAGCTGAAAAGAACAGACAGTAAGCACAGAGCATATCAAAGATTCGTATTATCAGCAGCCACAAAACTTACAGTAGATAACCAGGGAAGGGTAAATCTGCCGAATTCACTGGTGGAGCATGCCAAAATAAATAAAACTCTCATTGTAACAGGCATGGTAGATAAAATAGAAATATGGGCAGAAGAAGTATGGAAAGAATATATTGAGAAAACAGAAGCATCTATAGAAGATATAGTTGATGAAATAAATTTTGATTTTTAG
- the rsmH gene encoding 16S rRNA (cytosine(1402)-N(4))-methyltransferase RsmH, which yields MDYHKPVLFDEVIENIVTNKEGVYLDCTLGGAGHTQGILENTSEKGVVIAIDQDDDAIEFAGKKLENYKERIKIFKDNFKNLDTVLYMAGYEKVSGILMDIGVSSYQLDDPERGFSYKYEAKLDMRMNKNAKISAYEVINEFSEQEIADILYKYGEEPKSRRIARKITEARKEKKIETTTELADIVIRAIGKSMKRHPAKRTFQAVRMYVNQELEVLEEALEKAVELLEDRGRLLVITFHSLEDRIVKNKFREFEKPCKCPPNIPICVCGKESLGKVITKKPIVAGELELNDNSRAHSAKLRVFERRA from the coding sequence GTGGATTATCATAAGCCGGTTTTATTTGACGAAGTAATTGAGAATATAGTTACCAATAAAGAAGGAGTATACTTAGATTGTACACTGGGAGGTGCAGGACATACTCAGGGGATTTTGGAAAATACTTCTGAAAAAGGAGTGGTAATTGCTATAGATCAGGATGATGATGCAATAGAGTTTGCCGGGAAAAAACTGGAGAACTATAAAGAACGTATAAAAATATTTAAAGATAATTTCAAAAATCTGGATACTGTTCTTTATATGGCTGGATATGAAAAGGTGTCGGGAATTCTTATGGATATAGGAGTTTCATCATATCAGCTTGATGATCCCGAAAGAGGTTTTTCTTATAAATATGAGGCTAAGCTGGATATGCGTATGAACAAAAATGCTAAGATCAGTGCATATGAAGTAATTAACGAGTTTTCAGAACAGGAAATAGCAGATATATTATATAAATACGGTGAAGAGCCGAAATCAAGAAGAATAGCAAGAAAAATAACCGAAGCAAGAAAAGAAAAAAAAATAGAAACAACAACAGAATTAGCAGATATAGTAATTAGAGCAATTGGGAAAAGCATGAAGAGACATCCGGCCAAAAGAACTTTTCAGGCCGTAAGAATGTATGTGAATCAAGAATTGGAGGTTCTCGAAGAAGCATTGGAAAAAGCTGTAGAACTTTTAGAAGATAGAGGGCGATTATTAGTAATAACTTTTCATTCTTTGGAAGATAGAATAGTTAAAAATAAATTTAGAGAATTCGAAAAGCCATGTAAATGTCCGCCAAATATACCTATTTGCGTTTGTGGTAAAGAAAGTTTAGGAAAGGTCATAACTAAAAAGCCAATTGTTGCCGGCGAGTTAGAGTTAAATGATAATTCAAGAGCACATTCTGCAAAGTTAAGGGTTTTTGAAAGGAGAGCATAA
- a CDS encoding alpha/beta hydrolase → MKKFSFIRIMVFFILSAVIFTYESKVVSIPSRAMGKSYKTTVVTPDEYKNSSKNFPVVYLLHGWSGDNTDWVKQTPVEELADKYGVILVAPDGDYDKWYIDSKINKNSKFSTFVGKEIVEYIDKNYQTIAKKEGRAVTGLSMGGFGALYLTIKHPDTFGSVGSMSGGVDPKNFKNNWGINKVIDPSKSGESWDDYTISTLSSEFLNQNVNIIIDCGINDFFIESNRDLHKKLLGMNIPHDYVERPGGHTWEYWANSINYQMLFFVKHFPK, encoded by the coding sequence ATGAAAAAATTCAGCTTTATCAGAATCATGGTTTTCTTTATTCTAAGTGCCGTAATTTTCACCTATGAAAGTAAGGTTGTCAGTATTCCGAGCAGGGCAATGGGAAAATCATACAAGACAACTGTTGTTACACCAGATGAATATAAGAACTCATCTAAAAATTTTCCCGTGGTATATCTGCTTCACGGCTGGAGCGGAGACAATACTGACTGGGTTAAACAAACTCCCGTTGAAGAATTAGCAGATAAATACGGTGTTATTCTTGTTGCTCCGGACGGTGACTATGATAAATGGTATATAGACAGTAAAATCAATAAAAATTCAAAATTTTCAACATTTGTGGGAAAAGAAATAGTTGAATACATAGATAAAAATTATCAGACTATTGCCAAAAAAGAAGGAAGAGCTGTTACAGGACTCAGTATGGGCGGCTTCGGTGCTCTTTATCTGACAATAAAGCACCCTGATACATTTGGTTCTGTAGGAAGTATGAGCGGCGGAGTTGATCCTAAAAACTTCAAAAATAACTGGGGTATAAATAAAGTAATTGATCCTTCAAAAAGCGGAGAAAGCTGGGATGATTATACTATTTCCACTCTTTCTTCCGAGTTTTTGAACCAAAATGTCAATATTATCATTGACTGCGGTATAAATGACTTTTTTATCGAAAGCAACAGAGATCTGCATAAGAAGCTTTTAGGAATGAATATTCCTCATGATTATGTTGAAAGACCGGGAGGTCATACTTGGGAATACTGGGCAAATTCAATTAATTATCAGATGCTGTTTTTTGTTAAGCATTTTCCAAAATAA